Within the Setaria viridis chromosome 3, Setaria_viridis_v4.0, whole genome shotgun sequence genome, the region TTCGACTGCGTCGGACGAGATCAGACTGTTCCTGTTCGACTGTGTCGGCACCCAAGTACGCTACTGGATTGTAAATTTCCTAATTCTCCgtatcattaattattaattcattaTCACAAGTTATTCAATCTCAACTGATTTGTAACAATTATGGGaaatatgaatcaggctgcgagaaaagaaaaaggaagagatgtgtggatgagttgatagaatcacagggAGAAGCTATAGATAAATTTGGCAAGAGTTATCAAGGCCCTGCGAGGAATACGGGCGCTTCGACGAACCCaaatgagttggcaatagttgttgcggATGAACCAAGAAAATGTTAACACCAACGTTGATGATgacaatgtaagtgactctaaGAACACAGTAAACGCATCAGGTGCACATTATGCATCATGAGAGGTTAAATGattttggcaacattatgcatcgagaagaacttgttggatgagattgacatcatCCTTATCATAAGTGATTTTGCATCGAGAAATGTTaaaagaaacttttaaggtaatatgtataaataatttgatataaatattgcttttagatacatttaagtattAATCGGtaacattttatatatatttgttatattGTTTATATGAAAGGGTCCCGAGTTTTACTTTTGCCCCGGGCCTCCCAAATCTCAGGACCGGTCCCGTCCACTTGAACTAGTATAGCACACTGAAAATGCACCTTGTTTATCTGTGCGTGGGGCATGAATTTAACGCTTTGTGTTAGTTTGTGCACGAGCTAAATTTCCTAAAAATTCGTGCAGTTACCGCCTCCGGTCTGCTTGATGTTTGGACAACAAAATGGTGGTCAACGCAGTGTGCAACAGTTTTCAGAACATAGCGCCAACATCCATCCCCACGCCGAGCACCGCCTCTCTCACTCTGATACACATGCGAGCAGATAAGAGGCGTGTTGGTTCCCATTTGTCTCAGGCTATGTGCTTAGCAACCGGCTCCTCACTCAACTCTTACCATACGTTCTTTCTCCTATACTTCTCTCCTCCATGTTGATGTTGGAGAATGGAGAAATTCCGGTTGAGCGGTCATCATAGATCCCCGTTGGGGACGCTCTAACTATGCTACTATGTTTCCTTATCAGTACAAAAAAGATTTCAGCGTCAAATTAAGCTAGTCATATTGACATACTGATGTTTTAGATCTGCGTTGGATTATCGATTTGCCTCCACTTCATACTTATGTATCACGAAGgtcgttttgtcttttctagaCATAACGTacatctaagtgcatagtaaaatttattaattaaaaagttaaactgacctataatttaggacggagggagcatTTGTATAAGTAACTTTCCTCATGTGTCATCACTTATATATCACTTTAGCCATGCACAATCGAATTGCTATGCTATCTATCCTCCAAATGCACGAGAGATATACATAGCATAGGGCATGATTTGATCTTGCTATAATACAGAGTTCAAAAGGTTATGTAATATGGATATCACATGCCCGTATCAAAGAGTTTTAACCTCGAGTGAACCGCAAACACAAAAATATTCATTCCATGCTAAATTAAAGGTTGatttaattttttaaatttatagattTTACTAGACATCTAAACATACCGTGtgtttagatgcataacaaaatctataaatctagaaaagtcaaaacgacctccAATTTGGAACGAAGAGGGTAGTTAACACTACAAGAGAAAAACAGCTCTAATAGcgatcctttagtaccggttgtgcaaccggtactaataatctggtactagagggtgttaaaaaattaaaaaaatcttcGACCCCAccgccccccctcccctccgtcttctcctcctcctcctcctccaccctccacccGCTTGAAAAGGTAGAACCGGCGTCCAATCTATCAATGGAAAAATGAAAAGCCTAGATTTGGGGGGTTTTGCTTTTAGCATGCTGAAGTTGGTTAGATGAATTTCTGTTACTCCCCGGATGTGCCGTAAAAGCCTGGCGATAGCCGTGGTGCTGGCCTTTCTGTTGGTTTTTGGCCATGTAAACGCGCTGTGCGCTGACAACTGAACTCGCTGTAAACTCCCCACCGGCCCCGCCTCCCTCCGCCCGCTgccggccccctccccctccgcctccccctcctccaccccgtccgcccctcctccgcctccaccccctccgcctcctccgctgccTCCATCTCCTCAGTCCCGATGCTTCCTCCGTCTCCTCaaccccgtcgccgcctccgccccgctccctgctctgccccgccgctcccgccgctgcgCCCCTCCTGCGCCATCGCGGCCACCCCGGCCCGCCACTGCCacctcactgccggtgaggggcgagcggaggggggaggggaggggaggcagtagaggatcagaggaggaggagacgtgagagagagagggaggaggcagaagtgagaaagaggagggagggataaggaggaggaggagttaaCGTCGCGTGGGGAGGTAGTGTCTAAAAAATTCTAAGTCCTCGCGGCGCGTGAGAGAGAGGACGGGaaacctcccacccggtactaaagggctccCTCGAGGCCTATTCCTTAGGcttggtactaatgctaacattagtaccggatcaaaaagTGACCGGTACGACGGCTCGGGACGAGATTAAACGCTCCAATATTTATTAgttcaaaaattaaaaatgaCATCCGAGTGCTTATAATAATCTCTAAAACCTATTATAATTTATGAATGGATTAGTTACCCATATAATTTATGTTAATCTCTAAAATGACATCGAAGTCATCAAATATTTGCTTTCCAATAAAATATTTAGGTTTTATTTGGGTCCGTTACTCTGTTTTCGGTTTTCATCCCAGTCCCTATGCCCCCTTATGTCAACCTCCTGATCgtgaagggggaaaaaaaagaaaagagacgaGGAAAACACCTCCGACGAACACATCTGGAACGCTCGACTGAAGAAGCCTCCTTCGACGCCGAAGCACGCCACCTCAACTTCCTCTCGCGCAGCCGCCGACCACCTCCGCCGACCTCAATTTCTTGAACTGCTGGAAGCGTGGATCCATCCGGCCTCGGATCGACTGTTCCTACTGTTGGCGAGGGGGCCCTAGTTTGCTTGGATCAATTTCTTCTGCCCCGACCCCGACCTGCAACCGCGAGCGGAGGATGAACTGCGAGACCTGTCAGCTGAAGGAGCTGGTTCGATTCTTATCCCATCCCCCTGCCTCGGTTTCACTACGGTTCTTTTGGTTCCTTTCTCCTCGCTGATTTTGACtaatttcttttgttcttgTTTGCTGGTTGTTTGGGCCGCAGGAGCTAGAACAGACGGAGATTAGGGACGTGCTGCGATGTGAGTCCTGGTTTTAGTTTGCTCTTCCTTTCCAATCCCTGCTTCTTCGTTAAAAAAGTTTCCTTTATTTGGCTCAACAGAACATATGACTCTCTAGTAACGTGACACTGAAACCTTAATGTACTGGATTCGTTCAAATGCTTATTTGTTGTTTTGGGTTCAGTAATTTGTGAAATCGACTAATCTCAAGGGGACAATGGTGAAGATTAACTAGTGAATTACTAGGCTGAAATCATGTAGGTTCCCCTCATGGGGTGAAATAAATGCTGGATGCCAATTTTTGGTAATGAACCAATTGGTAGCCAAAATTTATAGGCATGCCATGATTTTGGTTGGGCAAAAATTGGAACCCAACCAAGCAGGCCCATATTGCCAGTGGAAACTCAACAAGAATCAAGAATTGCATATATTAACTAGCACAATAAGGATTCTTACTCTTCATTTTGGGTCTATTATGACACTATTGTTGTATATTATTCAAAGTCATCGTGCTTACATTGGTGCTATAGTCCTAGTTATTGCGAGTTCTTGACATTTTCTCTGTGCTTGGTCTCCCTATGTTCTACGAACTAAGTTTTCATATTTAGGCTACGGTAATAGTTCTACAGAATTCTGAAGTGCACCCATCACTTAGACGAACTCTTGAGGTTTCTCAGAGGATGCATCTCTTTTCCTTAACTTTGGGCCTGCTGTTAGTAATAAGAAAGAGGAGTATGTCTGTGTCTCCTTTGTACTACATAGCACTTGCTAATGGATGTGCTAAATATGACTGTCCTGCAGGCATTTTGCACACCATATTCTTCCATAGAACCCTCAGCCTTGTTCGCCCCAAAGAAGTTGACTGTAAAATCCTTGAGATCACATACGTGAGTATTTCCCTCCATTAAGATCTGGATTTATTTCGTTTGTTCAAGGCATGTGGTGCTGTTGTGCTGCAAGTTATTATATTCAATTACTACTTCCATTCGAATTTATCAATGCTTTCACCTTTCAAAGTCTCCGAGATGCACTTTCACTACTACTTATTTCAGAATATATGAGTGTAAGCCATTTTTCCCCCTAAGGGTGAACTCAATCTATATTCTTCAAAGACATAATTATTCCGAAGGTCTGatagtttttcttttgaaacaaaGATCTGATAATAGCGGTCTGAAGTTAGTAAGTTACAAGATTATGTGACTTGGGATTATTCAGAACATGTCTGGAACGCAAATCTGTGACTAGAGTgtttattggcatttcacataTTCTACAACTGGAAAGCGAAACACAAGAATGCGTGCTTCTCCTTTTTCCTAGTATTCTTATGGCCAGTCTAATCGATTGTGTCATCATAATGCTTCAGTTAGCTGTAGAGCTTGGACCATTGTTCAGTATTACAGCTAGTAACAAGTAAAACACTCTGATCTACTTTAACTGGAATCAAAATAGGAGCTAACTGATGTTAATGTGTAGCTACTAGCTGTGAAACTAAGAGTTTAGGTATGATACTATTTTTGGAATCAGCAGAGGCAAGGATAACAACTGATTTATAATTACCACAGACAGCAAGTACATGTTTTGTATGTTAGAAATATATAGTTTTCACTGTAAAACATTTGAACAATCATCTATTTTCTGTATCAATATCCAACATTGTGTCGCGAGACTTGCTTCCAAATGTATCTTGCTATGTTTTGTAGCATAGCAACCTTTTTTGTAGTTATGATTGCACATTATTTGCATTTTGTTTGCCACTGTTTACTTTCATGCTTCGGTGTGTTTAGGTACAATGTGGCCTACCAGAACTAGAAAAGGAAGTTGATGAAAAGATAGACTTGTTCACTGCTTGGGTGGAGAAGCACCCAAATCGCAAAAGCCAAGTCAGAACTTCTACAATTAGTCATTGTGATATTATTCTGCAGTCTACTTTCTTTGCTGCTAAACTAGATTATCTTCCTTCTGATTAAATGAGTGTTTGATCTGAATATCTCAGGTATGCCTATCCTTCTTCGACGAGAAACACAAACACCCAGGTTGGTTTGTCAATAAAACAGAACGTATTTATTGGGAACAATGGTTCATCAATTTGCATGTCATGAGCCCAAAAAGATATAACAAATCAAACAGCTCTAAAGGGCTTACAAACATTGGAGGTAATTTAGTTAACTACTATACTTTTATGGCCTTCATGAAGCTATCAGTCATACGGAACATAACACTGCTATTTTATGCAATATGCTTCTAGGAAATGTCTTGGAGGAGACCAGCTCAAGGCGTGCTGCATTGGTGTCATTGCTTAACGAAGTGCTATTCCAGATCATAAACTTTGCCAACGAGAAAAAGGACCACATTCCGGCCATCCCTGACAGAATATTCAATCATGAGATCATGATCCCAAGGTGAGTGATATGTTTGCTATTGATTGGCCTGTGATAAGGCGCCTATCCTTACCTGGCCCAAACAATTTTTGTTAAGATTCTCTACATATATCTGGATCTCCAGGTGACCCCTTTTCCTTGGAAGTGTTGACAGCTCCTCGGATTCTGTGTTTGGATGGAACACCGACGCCTTTCGCAGAGTGCTGAATAGTGGGCACCCGTACTCACTTTAGCTGAAGACGAAGACCGGTGTCGCCATTCTGTGTGGAAGGTTGTCATGTGGGGACGCACCTACATTAGGAGGAAGCGGGCCCGCGACGTACGCCGAGCCGCCGAACGCGCAGATCGCGCGGTGATCGCGGCCAGGAGCGAGGCTGGCTCAACCGACGCTCGTGGCTAACCAGGGAAGATAGAGTTGGATTCTATTTTAGTTAGAGTTGGATTCTAGATTAAAGGAGTCTGTTTCCTATTTTAGATTCAGGCCACCGGCCATATATATTCATTGTAACCCGTACATGGGTATTAAGGAATATCAAATCAATCTACTCCTCTCTACCTTCTTCAACCTAAGCCCAGCAGATCGTGAGGGGTAAAACCTCCGTCCCTGGAAGACACGGCAGGAGGCTACGAACTTCGTAGTCGAGGGCCAGCTACCCGAGGGTCTGAGGCCCTTGACAAAGGTGCTCTGCTAACCATCATGGTCTAACCACATTATATGCTTAAGGAGAACTAGCGATGTGTACATAATCGTGTATGCTTAAGGAGAACTAGCGATGTGTACATAATCGTGTATGCTTAAGGAGAACTAGCTTGTAAATATTATGTGTGAATCTTAGTTTTTCATTCCGAACAAGTTGCGTGTTCCGGACTGTGGTGACCAGATGTTCAATGCAGTATCAAGTATGGTTAATTCACATTGTTCTGTGGATTTTGGTTGAACTAATGTAGTGATCTGATTTAGTGTTTTCGCTGAGATACTCTGAAACGAGGATGGTAAGTGTTGATGGAGTACATCTGGAGGTGCTATATGATGGTTGCCGTACCCATGCCCTATGAAAGATGGAATTCACATTTCAGCTTCGTTGATGCAGAAAGATGAGGTGGAATTGGCTTTTCAAGGGCTCCCAAAATCTGTGGGCACGCATGGGTCTGGTCTGGGCCGGTATCTCTTCGATTTTGCGGGACACTTCGGCTTAGATCAGATATGTGTTCCTCAGTGTCTAGACTTCGGTTTGGTATGGCAGATACTAGTTTTTTCTTGAGAACAAATACGTATTTTCGTAGCCTGGGCCGTATATCCCTGTCTTGTACTCTAAGAAAATACTGACAGCAtgctccagagtccagaccGACGCCTTGTACGGTTGTACCTACATCCTTAGACTTGAAGCAAAGCAAAGGAATATGCCTCAGCTTTCTATGGCAAAGGAAGAATATTCTACCGCTGCTCACAGTGAATCACAGGTAGCTGCTTGCTAGCATGTGAGAAGCGACGCATGCTTCAGACTTGTGTTTTGTTCTCGCGTCAGAACTTCACACCCTATCCGAATCATCCGACGCATCCCGTTTCTTGCTCAGAACGTTCCACTTGTATATTGCTCTCTTTAGAAAAGTCATGAGAAAGTGAGATCTGGGAGTTCATTGTCAGtctaattttgttgcttcacACTCTGGATCTAGCTTCAAGAGAAGTGGCAATCGGTCCCTTTGGACTTTGGTGTTCTTTTTTTAGATAAGGACAGCTAGTGACAAGTAAAACCCTTTTCGCCATGATGGACAACCTTAACTCTTTGTAGTAGGGATCACTACTGGTGGTGCAAAACTGCTTTGCTAAGTAATGGTCAACCAAGAAAAAAGAATGTcgtacttattttatttataaacactAATCAACTAAATCTTTGGCTCAATAAATATGTAAAAAAAGCATGCCAAATCAACATTTCTTGCAAAAAAATGTTTGAACCAACATTTTCTATTCAAGTTTGTCATATAAAAAAGTTGAATCCCTAAAAATGTTGCACCAACATTTCTtggaaaatgttgaatcaacATTATCGGTaagcaaagaaacaaaaattgacatgggaaagAAGCATCCTAAAATGAAAGATGTGGAAGTAGTTGCTTGATGAGAAAAAAAGTGAGAAATAGGAAAAATCCCGAAATAACCATTATGGTGCACTAAAAAAAAGTATATAAAAATTCCTTTGTAgtccttcattttctttttaaatTGCAGATCGTTTTGAGTTTTCGTATAGCATCCAACCCGGCCCAACCTAGCGCAGACCAGCCCAGCCCAAATGTTTGGAGAAAGTCTTTGCCCATGTGTCAACCGGCATCAAACGAACGCAGGAAACCTCCCGAGAAAGAAAACCAAAGAAGCCTCCTGAACCCGAAAACCGCCACCGTTCCCGTCAAGGCGGCAACCCGCGTCCACGATCCACCAAGTCAGCCCAGCAGACCTCGGCCGTCACGCGCCGGGCCCGTGACCTACCGTGCTGCGTCAGTGCGCCTCCCTTTTCCCTTCCTCAGAAAAAAGGCGAAGCGACCCACAACCCCCCCTCCAAGTTtcctccccctcttcctcttcacaTCCCCAAAACACCAAACACCGCAAGCCCCCTCTCCCCCCCTTCCCTCACGTCGCCGCCTCTGAATCCCCAAAgcccccttcctccgccgccggcctcccccgCGGCCGATGTGTGTGCCTCGCCGGGCCAAAACCCTAGAGGTACGCGCGCCCGCCCTCCCCGCTCCCCTTCCCCtcttcccccgccgccgcgccgccatcgcctcccCCGACCCGTGCGGGCGGCGATCGGGCCCGGGCGGGCTAGGGTTTTCGTGGGATTTCGAGTGGGGTTTTTCATCCTCCTTCCGCTGATTGAGTTTTtggtgtttgttttttttaaatcgCAGGTGACGCGCAGGTGAGGGGTCCCGatcggagatggcggcggccgccatggccgcgcacAGGGCCAGCTTCCCGCTGCGCCTGCAGCAGATCCTGGCCGGGAGCCGCGCCGTCTCGCCCGCGATCAAGGTCGAGTCCGAGCCGGTGAGTCCCCCTATGTCCTCCGCCCCGCCTCCCCACATCGGGGCTTCTTTGCTCGCCGTCCTTCGTCCTAGGGTTTTGATCGGGGGCGGGCGCGTGTGGTTGTGCCGCGGCTTTGCTGGTTACGGTAAAATCATCGTCTCTGGGTATGCGGTGCTAGGGTTTAATTGCTCGGGTGGAGGATCTCGCTTGTGATTGCTCAGAAGGTGGGCGTTGGTGGGCCGCTGGGTAGTTAGTGCTGTTCGAAGAGGATGTTTGGGACTGGGATGGCATGGTAGAATCTGTAGTGCTTCAGTTCTTCTATGAATTCGTTTGTCCTCATGGGTCCTCTTTTGTGACGATGCTGTAGTGTCAGTACGATACTTAAGTGGCGTCTGCTTATGTCCTTTCAGTTGCTGCTGTACTAGGTTTAAGGAGTTTTAGTTACCCCATCTTAGGGCTGTTGTTTTTTTGGGCATATAATATTCCTTATTGTTCTTAGTTAATTATTTGTCCAGACCAAAAGTTTATGAGCCAGGACAGATGCCATACCTTGCAACTTTATGGTTGAGGGCTTTATGAATCTGCTTGAGGCCTGTCACTGTAAATTTGTGGAACAATCGTAAAACCTATCACTGTTTGATGTTTTCAGTTTTAACACCCAGTTTGGTGGCTTTTGTGCTATAGTACTTTCACATATTGTTATGTTTCcatgatgattatgatcagtttttCCCACGTGTTCTTATGGGTGTTTTTTAGCCAATGTGGTTGTTTATGTTGTACTTTGAACACCTATTCTAAAATACGACCAGTGCTATTGTGTAGTTGTAAGATTCCGGATAGCCCGTTCCATACCGATATTGTTCGCACTTCACCTGATTTTGTGTAGCTGTGGTTGAGGAAACTTGCTTATTTACTCCATTCTTTCTTAAATAAATGACGCTTAGGACATGCTAATTAGTTTATTCTTGAACTacttagcttgtcctaaactgtcatatatttaaggatGGAGGTAGTACTACAGTTCTACTTAGGTTCTGCATGTGATTCCACATTCTTATTAGTTACTGCTAACTTTGGTTCTCATCGTACTGGCATTGAAAGGTAAAATATGGAAATATGCATCATTAGTATTGTATCTGATTTCATCAATAAGGTGGTTGGTCACATTCTACAGTGAGCTTTGGTTGTTTAAGGGACACTTGTTTCATCACTGACAAACTAATGGTCTTTTCACCTTGCCAAGGAGCTAGCATAGTCACTGGTTTCAGCAAACTTCTAGATTTGTTCACCTCAATGAACTTGCATAGCCACTGCATCGCATAGATACACAATACAGTGTACTGTATTGTAACATATATGTGTAGTCATACATCAGTTTTTAAGGTTAAAATGGTTTCATGTGAAGGACCTGTATTATTTTCAATATTCTTGTTTCTTCAAACTCTTCTCTGTTTCCTGTGCTGCCTGTCTGAACTTATTTGCAAATTTCCTTAAAGTTCTTACCCTTGGTGCACCTGTGGAAACAACTTATTGCTGATAAATTATTCTTATTTTGTTTGGATTGCAGCCTGCAAAAGTCAAAGAATTTATTGATCGAGTAATCAATATTCCACTACATGACATTGCCATACCACTATCAGGTTTCCGTTGGGAATTTAATAAGGTGACTTTCTTTAAAGTGGCAGCCTATTTTAtattttgcttgcttgctttcttGCAGTTGCTTACTTTTGGTACTTGGTAACAGGGAAATTTCCACCACTGGAAGCCTTTATTTATGCATTTTGACACATATTTCAAGACATACCTTTCTTCTAGGAAGGATCTTCTTTTATCTGATGATATGGCTGAGGCTGATCCTTTGCCAAAGAATACCATCTTGAAAATTTTAAGAGTTATGCAGATTGTTTTGGAGAATTGCCATAATAAAAGTTCTTTTGCTGGTCTTGAGGTGAGCTTTTGCTTGTGCTATTACCTCCTCCTGACTTCAGAAGATGTGAGTTATAACcacccatgtttttttttactcGCCTCATGCTAAtttgttgctttttttttcagcaTTTTAAGCTTCTCCTGGCATCGTCAGACCCTGAGATAGTTGTGGCAGCTTTGGAAACTCTTGCTGCATTGGTGAAAATAAATCCTTCAAAGTTGCATATGAATGGAAAGCTAATTAGCTGTGGAGCTATAAACACCCATCTTCTATCATTGGCCCAAGGATGGGGCAGCAAGGAGGAAGGTCTAGGCTTGTATTCTTGTGTTGTGGCAAATGAAGGAAATCAGCAGGAGGGCTTATCCTTATTCCCAGCAGATATGGAGAACAAATATGATGGCACACAGCACCGTCTTGGTTCAACTCTTCATTTTGAGTATAATTTGAGTCCTACCCAAGATCCTGACCAAACTAGTGACAAGAGCAAGTCATCTAATTTGTGTGTGATACATATTCCAGACATGCATCTTCAGAAAGAGGATGACTTGAGCATACTGAAGCAATGTGTGGACAAGTTCAATGTGCCCCCAGAGCACAGGTTTGCATTGCTTACAAGGATAAGATATGCCCGTGCTTTCAATTCTGCACGAACTTGTAGGCTGTATAGTCGCATAAGCCTTCTTTCTTTCATTGTTCTGGTGCAATCCAGTGATGCTCATGACGAACTCACGTCTTTCTTTACAAATGAGCCAGAGTACATAAACGAGTTAATCAGGCTTGTCAGGTCTGAAGATTTTGTTCCTGGACCCATCCGCGCACTGGCTATGCTAGCGCTGGGAGCACAGCTAGCAGCATATGCGTCATCTCATGAGCGCGCTAGGATATTGAGTGGGTCAAGTATCATCTCTGCTGGTGGAAATCGTATGGTGTTGCTCAGTGTCCTGCAGAAAGCAATATCATCACTCAATAGCCCGAATGACACGTCAGCTCCTCTAATTGTTGATGCCcttcttcaattttttttgctcCATGTACTGTCTTCATCAAGTTCTGGGACTACGGTTAGAGGCTCAGGGATGGTTCCTCCTCTGTTGCCCCTCCTGCAAGATAATGATCCTTCTCATATGCATCTTGTATGTTTGGCAGTGAAGACTCTCCAAAAGCTGATGGAGTACAGCAGCCCTGCTGTTTCTCTGTTCAAAGACTTGGGTGGTGTAGAGCTTTTGTCTCAGAGGTTACATGTAGAAGTGCAGCGCGTTATTGGTACTGTTGATGGTCATAATTCAATGGTTACTGATGCCGTGAAATCAGAAGAGGATGTCTTGTACTCTCAGAAGCGATTGATTAGAGCTTTGCTCAAGGCCTTGGGGTCTGCTACATACTCTCCTGGGAATCCTGCTCGTTCTCAAAGCTCCCAAGATAATTCGTTGCCTGTTTCACTTTCCCTTATATTTCAGAATGTAGAGAAGTTTGGGGGTGACATTTATTTTTCAGCAGTTACTGTTATGAGTGAAATAATTCATAAAGATCCTACATGCTTTCCTGCTTTGAAGGAACTTGGTCTTCCAGATGCTTTTCTGTCATCAGTGACTGCTGGGGTAATACCATCTTGTAAAGCTCTTATCTGTGTTCCTAATGGCTTGGGTGCTATCTGCCTCAATAACCAAGGACTCGAGGCTGTCAGGGAAACTTCAGCATTACGTTTTCTCGTGGACACCTTCACTAGCAGGAAGTACTTGATGCCGATGAATGAGGGTGTGGTCCTTTTAGCTAATGCAGTGGAGGAGCTTCTTCGTCACGTGCAATCCCTGAGAAGTACCGGTGTCGACATCATTATTGAAATAATCAACAAACTCTGTTCATCTCAGGAATATAGAAGCAATGAACCAGCCATctctgaagaagaaaaaacag harbors:
- the LOC117848610 gene encoding autophagy-related protein 101 isoform X1, with the translated sequence MNCETCQLKELELEQTEIRDVLRCILHTIFFHRTLSLVRPKEVDCKILEITYVQCGLPELEKEVDEKIDLFTAWVEKHPNRKSQVCLSFFDEKHKHPGWFVNKTERIYWEQWFINLHVMSPKRYNKSNSSKGLTNIGGNVLEETSSRRAALVSLLNEVLFQIINFANEKKDHIPAIPDRIFNHEIMIPSVDSSSDSVFGWNTDAFRRVLNSGHPYSL
- the LOC117848610 gene encoding autophagy-related protein 101 isoform X2 yields the protein MNCETCQLKELELEQTEIRDVLRCILHTIFFHRTLSLVRPKEVDCKILEITYVQCGLPELEKEVDEKIDLFTAWVEKHPNRKSQVCLSFFDEKHKHPGWFVNKTERIYWEQWFINLHVMSPKRYNKSNSSKGLTNIGGNVLEETSSRRAALVSLLNEVLFQIINFANEKKDHIPAIPDRIFNHEIMIPSSSDSVFGWNTDAFRRVLNSGHPYSL
- the LOC117848610 gene encoding autophagy-related protein 101 isoform X3; the encoded protein is MNCETCQLKELELEQTEIRDVLRCILHTIFFHRTLSLVRPKEVDCKILEITYVQCGLPELEKEVDEKIDLFTAWVEKHPNRKSQVCLSFFDEKHKHPGWFVNKTERIYWEQWFINLHVMSPKRYNKSNSSKGLTNIGGNVLEETSSRRAALVSLLNEVLFQIINFANEKKDHIPAIPDRIFNHEIMIPR
- the LOC117848610 gene encoding autophagy-related protein 101 isoform X4, whose translation is MNCETCQLKELELEQTEIRDVLRCILHTIFFHRTLSLVRPKEVDCKILEITYVQCGLPELEKEVDEKIDLFTAWVEKHPNRKSQVCLSFFDEKHKHPGNVLEETSSRRAALVSLLNEVLFQIINFANEKKDHIPAIPDRIFNHEIMIPSVDSSSDSVFGWNTDAFRRVLNSGHPYSL